Proteins found in one Seonamhaeicola sp. S2-3 genomic segment:
- a CDS encoding AraC family transcriptional regulator: MNKEIDAKSIAESTFQETNVDEGFLVLTFKNEKSVAQSVAKEIDSDYIQFHFCVKGAAKFMFNQGRYALDIQEESSLLLYNPQRDLPINLYVEPKSWVVSILISIKKFHGLFSSEADHISFLNDDNKDKKYYKDGVITPSMAIVLNQLINYSLNSSIKHIYFKGKAYELLSLYFNRSEDADIEQCPFLVDEANVIKIRQAKDIIVSRMAEPPSLQELADEIGLSLKKLKEGFKQIYGDSVFSFLFDYKMEVARKLLEAGNDNVNEVGLKVGYSTASHFIAAFKKKYGTTPKKYIMSLS, from the coding sequence ATGAACAAAGAAATTGATGCAAAAAGTATCGCTGAAAGTACTTTTCAAGAAACAAATGTTGATGAAGGTTTTCTAGTTTTAACTTTTAAAAACGAAAAAAGTGTCGCTCAAAGTGTTGCTAAAGAGATTGATAGTGATTATATACAATTTCATTTTTGTGTAAAAGGAGCTGCTAAGTTTATGTTTAACCAAGGGCGATATGCTTTAGATATTCAAGAAGAAAGTTCTTTACTGCTCTATAATCCGCAAAGAGATCTTCCTATTAATCTATACGTAGAACCAAAATCTTGGGTTGTTTCTATTTTAATTTCTATTAAAAAATTTCACGGATTATTTTCATCAGAAGCCGATCATATCTCATTTTTAAATGATGATAACAAGGATAAAAAATATTATAAAGATGGTGTAATAACGCCATCAATGGCAATTGTATTAAACCAGCTTATCAATTACAGTTTAAACAGTTCTATTAAGCATATTTATTTTAAAGGAAAAGCTTATGAATTATTGAGTTTATACTTTAACAGAAGTGAAGATGCCGATATAGAACAATGTCCTTTTTTAGTAGATGAAGCTAACGTTATTAAAATAAGGCAAGCAAAAGATATTATTGTATCTAGAATGGCAGAACCTCCTAGTTTACAAGAATTAGCTGATGAAATAGGGCTTAGTTTAAAAAAGCTAAAAGAAGGCTTTAAACAAATTTATGGCGATTCTGTTTTTAGTTTTTTATTTGATTATAAAATGGAAGTAGCCCGTAAACTATTAGAAGCTGGAAATGATAACGTAAATGAAGTAGGCCTTAAAGTAGGCTACAGTACTGCCAGTCATTTTATTGCAGCCTTTAAGAAAAAGTATGGCACTACACCAAAAAAATATATAATGTCTTTAAGTTAA